From the genome of Rhinatrema bivittatum chromosome 11, aRhiBiv1.1, whole genome shotgun sequence:
TGGATccctttcacatacatacactggGGCCATCATAAAGCCATACAAATACCACTGTCCAAGCAGAAAGCCAGCTTCAAACAAACTTTTGAAGATGACACTTACGGTATAAGTCAACATCAAGGCACCCTGGATCTTGACTTTGCCATCCTCTTGCATACAGATCTTAGATAACTTCTTCTCAATGCCTGCGATTTGCACATCGACTTGCAGATCTTTTGTCTGGAGAGCTCGGAGATTGCTCTCCCTCTGTTTCAGCTTTTCGTCTTGCCTGGACAGGTAGATCACATGACCCAGGTACACCAGTGTTGGTGTGCTGACAAACAAGAACTGCAGAACCCAGAACCGGACATGAGAAATGGGGAAAGCCTTGTCATAGCAGACATTGATACAACCTGGCTGCTTAGTGTTGCAAAGAAACTCTGACTGTTCATCCCCCCAAACAGACTCTCCAGCCAACCCCAAGATCAAAATCCGGAAAATGAAGAGCACCATCAACCAGACTTTGCCGATGGCAGTGGAATGCTCCTGTACTTGGTCCAACAATTTCTCCAAGAAGCCCCAATCTCCCATTCTCTTTGGATGCTGTATCTGTAAATTAGAGGATAATTCACTGTCAAACTATACATGAATTGTATGCTCATACCCATGGAAATCTGTTTGTATGCAAAAAAATCTCATCTACTTTGCTGTTTTGTAAATGGTTGTTAGAAATATGTTTTAGCTTAATACTGCATCAGATTAAATGTTAAGTACTCAATGCAGAGGTTGGTAATTTCCAGTCCTCGGGTCTTcaagatatccttaatgaatatgcatgaaatagtttTGCATGTTAACCGCTTCAGTTCTATGCAAGTCTGTGTCGTGCCCATTCatcaaggatatcctgaaaacgccAGCAGATTAATGGCCACTGGGACTGGAGTTTGCCCTCACCTGTCTTAACGTGGTGCTTAAAACCCCAAATCACCTGCAAATAAGAGTGCAAAACGCAGCATGGGCACCCCAAAACGTTCACAGTGCACCAGGACTTTTAAATGAATCCCTTTTCAAGGAAAGCTCTTACGGGCAGGATGGAACCTGCTGGAAAGTAAATCCTTTTTATGTTAGAGTTTTATTCAAAGCTTAAATCTATATGTAAGTCCAAAAGAAAATTAGGAAAGGGCCACAGAGCCAGGAGAGATCTTAGGCAGGGACAATGCCAAAGAAATATAACAAACACCTCCATATATTTATTATATCGTGCAGTGATAGCCAAGTTCGGTTCTGGAGTGCCGCATACAAGACATCTGTAATGAATAACCATtgcatgcagatctgtctcatgcatattcattgtggttgtCCTGAAAGTCAGCCCTGTTtgaggcactccaggaccagagctgcctacCCCTGTTATAGTGAATGCAAAATGACAAGATCCAGAAAAAGGGACTGAAACTGGGTCTTGGGCATGGGACAGCCATCCAGCTCTCTCTCTGTTTAGGCTGACGGTGCCATAACATCCGTCATAAGgaagacagagagaccatctcgcCCTGCCACCCGTCAACAGAACCCGCTGAACTGCCATTCCGGAAGCTGGATAgttaatttaaaaaggttttttgcTTTGGATTTAAAAGAAAAGCAAACCCTGCAGTTGTCGACCTATGAACTGTTCATTAGGGAGCTGCACTATTAGCAAGAAAGAGGGACACAGAATTGTGAGGAAGGAGGTGGCAGGACACATTAAAACAATCTTTTGTGATGCCTGGAAATATGCTACCGGCTGCATGCAAGGGGTTAACTGGCAGTAACTTTCTTTTTCTGACAGAATTTTTCTGTTGATCTGATTGAGCAGTTCCAAAAAAAAGCCCAACCAGTAATCAGCAAACTTTCTGCGGTGCCTGAAATCATCAGGGTAGCAGAGAAGGCAGCTGTGAGCTGAAGCAGACAAGAGGTTTCTTCTCACCTACCTGTCTTGTCGCTGGCCTGTCTCTGCTCAGCACAGAGGGGACGAGCAGAAGCAATGGTTATGGAATCCTTCCAGCTGCCAAACTACTGGAAGTGCtggatggagaggggaagagacgTCCATGGCTCAGGGAGCGGCAACAGGAACTGCAGGGAGGGCCAAGGTACATGCAGGAtgctgggggcagggcaggaatTCGGGGAGGATGCTGAATCGAGGGGTGGGGATTTGCGGGAGGGAAGGACGATACACTTGTGCTGGAGTTTGCTAGCTGCGTGTTTAATGTCTGAAGATAGAGGGGAGAGCTGGAAAAATCGCATCCTGGCAGGTACTGGTTTTAACCCAATATAAAGAAATCACTGAAAGGTTTCCATTAAAGAATaactggggaggaggggaataaacagaagaaaagaacattccagagcttattttATTCCCTAGAAGTGAATGTGCCACATCCTCACATCAAGAATTACCTTTTTCCTCAAGCATGAGGAAAAACCCTTCCTCGAGAGCcaaaaacaggcctggttttcaggatatccacaatgaataaaacggaaaatgtcataatgccgctgtacaattaagctctggaatttgttgccagaggatgtggttagtgcagttagtgtagctgggcttaaaaagggtttggataagttcttggaggagaagtccattacctgctattaatcaagttcacttagagaatagccactgccattagcaatggtaacatggaatagacttagtgtttgggtacttgccaggttcttgtggcctggattggccactgttggaaacaggatgctgggcttgatggacccttggtctgacccagtatggcatgttcatacGTATCACTCCATAAGGACatccaaaatggtaaaggggatggaacagctcccctatgaggaaaggctgaagaggttagggctgttcagcttggagaagagacggctgaggggggatatgatagaggtctttaagatcatgagaggtcttgaatgagtagatgtggatcggttatttacactttcagataatagaaggaccagggggcactccatgaagttagcatgtggcacatttaagactaatcggagaaaattctttttcactcaacgtacaataaagctatggaatttgttgccagaggatgtggttagtgcagttagtgtagttgggttcaagaaaggtttggataagttccattaacagctatcaatcaagtttacttagggaatagtcactgctattaattgcatcagtaacatgggatcttcttagtgtttgggtaattgccaggttcttgtgacctggtttggcctctgttggaaacaggatgctgggcttgatgggcccttggtctgacccagcatggcaatttcttatgttcttatgaatctgcatgcactgcctccattgtatgcatatctctctcatgcagattcattgtggatatcctgaaaaccaggcccgttcagtcctcgagagccacagagTTGTCCACCTCTACTATAGTGAAAGGGAAGAAGTGCCTCTGGGATGCAGTACATTAAAGCAGGAGTGCTCAAACCGGTGTccgccagccagttgggttttcaggatatctctaatgaatatgcatgagaaatatttgcataaacaTGAGGTAGTGCATTGCAAAAAGGTATGGCTCTTCCTGACAGATTAAAACACCATCAGACAGATCCTGCCAAAGACAGTGGAATGTGCATGGATTTGGTCCAAGACAGTCTATAAAAGGCTGCAGCCTCTCATTCTCCCTAGATTTATTTGTAAATTACAAGAAAATTATAACCTGTTCTGCCCAATTCCTTCTGAAAGCACAATACTAGCATCTTAAATATGGGCTTACATCTGGAACAGATGTTAGCAGATGGattatgtttaaaaataaatacctgATCAATTTGAGAAGCAGTGCAAGATTATACACAGGCAGAACTATTTAGGAATAGAGAAATGCAAAAATCTTGGGGTGTTCTAAATCAGCAGTGGCAGAGCTCATACAGGGAATTATAGTTAATTGAACATTTTTCTGCAGTTATTCATTGTTTTGCTGAATCTTCTTGTCCTTATTCTGAACATTTTGAGATGAACTTGCAATTTACATGAAGCAAATTGATGCAGGAAATGGACTTTGGCTTATGCACAATAAACAGAAAATTATTCTTGGAAGCGATGTTATTTTGGGACATCAGCAGAGTGCGTTTCCCTTTGTTTTGCTATTATATGCCAAATTCATTGGTTGTGGCAGATTTTGAACAAACAGCCCAAAACGGCACATTAAATGACGATGTGCATTCAAGCTCAATGATTTCCCTACTCTGGCTGAATGCACTCTGAAACTGGGGGCTAGAAATATGAGAGCAGCCCGAGTTTCACTGGTGAGCCTTGTGCTTCCCAAGCACTAGAGCAGGGAAGGAATGCACctgttcaccatagcttcttctccCACCCTGAAAGTACATCCTGGTGAGCTTTTGCAGAAGGCCCTCCTCTGAAGAGCTGACAGCAGTGGGGAGTCACAATGTGCAAGGCACAGCTTCTCATCTCCTGAACACCCAAACTAGCacgccgattcagtaaagtcagcgggagagcgggcgaatgctcctttttgacaggagcggcggctgtcggcgggtttgacagccgacgctcaattttgccagcgtcggttctcgagcccactgacagccactggttcggaaaccggacgccaacaaaattgagcatccggttttcgacccgacagctgccggccgacttccaatttttttttttaaactttttttttactcttcaggacctctgacttaatattgccatgatattaagtctgagggtgcacagaaaagcagtttttactgcttttctgtgcactttctcggtgccagaagaaattagcgcctacctttgggtaggcgctaatttctgaaagtaaaatgtgcggcttggctgcacattttactttctgaatcgcacgcgaatacctaatagggccgtcaacatgcatttgcatgttgagggcgctattaggtttggcagtttggacacgcattttccgccccttactgaataaggggtaagggaaaacgcacgtccaatggcaggttaacagtgcactccggagcgcactgtactgtatcggacTGATAGTGTTGGAGTGGAAATGACTTCACATCCTATCCAAAGGACTTGAAAGCATTCAGCTGTGAGGCAGCAGCACATCAAGACTTGGGTTACCCTGACTATGGGGATCCTGAAACAAGTCATCCTAATGTTGTCATGCAAGGAGAGTCAAAGAGGCTTTTATCTGACTCCTAAGTGCTCAGCTTATCCAAGTCCCTCGGGTCCTTCATGGCCTCTCATTCACTGGATGATACGTTGAGGTGCTAGTGATCGTTCACAGCCAGGCGGGATGCACAGAACAGTTTCTCCTTTCTTcatttaaaacagaaaagaaaactaAATTAACCAAAACCTGGTGGACTCTTTCTATTGGACTAACGCAATCCATGTCTTGACTAACTTGTGTAAGATGATATTCCTTGAATCAGAAGGATTGGAGAAAGGGAACATTAGTCAAGAAAAATATTGCTAGTCTTATAAAAAAGGGATCAACATTTATTTTGGGAGGATTTTGTTGATATTTGTTaaccttttttccctttgttCAAGTAGACTAACAAGGCAGCTACACTTCTTTCTACAAAAAATGGTATCAGGTTGGGTCTGAGCCCCACTACATTTTAATaaaagcccctcccccccaggcctTCACTGCCAAaagcactcccctccccccaagcatcTTACCCCACTCTCAGTCGCTCCTGACCCACTGCAGCCacaattcaaaatggcgctggccaccCTCAGGCATCGGCAGAGCTGGAGCCGTTGGGGATGACTCCTGTCCCATGGATGAGATATGTGAGCAAGTCTTGTCTTttaactgagaaaattgaccatttaatccaactctctgtttcttgtcttttaaccaatttgtaatccacgaaaggacatcgcctcctatcccatgactttttacttttcctagaagcctctcaagaggaactttgtcaagcgccttctgaaaatccaaatacactacatctaccggttcaccttcacagtttattaaccccttcaaagaaatgaagcagatttgtgaggcaagacttgccttgggtaaatccatgttgactgtgtcccattaaatcatgtctttctatatgttctgtgattttgttcttgagaatagttcccactatttttcccggcactgaagtcaggctcactggtctatagttacccggatcgcccctggagccttttttaaatattggggttacattggccaccctccagtccacACAGGCTATTATAGATCAGCAACTATGGGCACTTTTTGCTAATGATTTAATAtagcagttatttaccctttcaaataatactaaaacacgGGGACACTCCATGGAAGTGACTAGCAGCAGATTCAGAACAGACGGTAGAAAGtgcttttcactcagcgcacagtcaggctgtgggatctgttgccagaggatgtgatcaaggtgaccaGCACAGCGGGGTTTGGACAAGAACCTGCAGGAGACGTCCATCACTTAAGCTGTttctatccctgggaatgagtaacaggaatctgggatctgctgggtacctgCGACCTGGACTGCCACtggtggagacaggatgctgggctcgatggatcttggtctgacccagcttggcatttCTTATCACTGGTTCTAACTGATCTGGAAACCCAAAGAAATGGAGGAAAGTGTcagactcctccctctccaataAAGAGAAAAAGTTGTACATTAATTTTTACTCCCCTCGTATATGGAAGCAGCGCAGCCGTGAAAGAGCAGGCTGGGGTTCTCACAGCTGCACAGGAGGATGAGAGAGGAAGCAGCAAACAGAGCGCATGTAGCAACTTTTCCTTCAAGTCAGgccatgtaaaaaaaacaaacaaaacccaacctccagggagagaggagagggggtcaGAAATGGCTGGAATCATTGCCCTAGAAACAACAGTGAAAGGGAGAGGTGAATAGTTTtgaagggagaaggaaggaagtcagaggcaggagcagaaggatCGAGAAATTAATTATCAGAGCCAACACTTAACTTATTTCTTCAAAATCTGGATTGTGAGAGATGTCATGGGGCAAAACTCCAGAGTCATTGCGGCCCCTTGTTCTGCTGCTGTTGATACCCCCTCACCTTTTGCAGGCCTGAAGCTTGGCACAGATGGATTGCATTAGGCCAGTAAAATCTCTCACCCAAAGCTTCTTTGTTAACCTTCATTTCTACCACAAGCGAGTCAAACTCCAATCCACTAGCTAGGACGTCAGCGCCACCATCTGGTTAAAATAATATTGCAAATTCTTGCAGAGTCCCCAGCCACTTCCTGCAGCACTGCAGACCTCAGTGCAGGGGAATCCCTTGCAAGCTGACCCCGTCCCCCTCTGCGATGAAGTACATGAGCCATTCAACCTCCAGAAACCACATTTTCAGCATTGGTTTCTAACTTTAATACAGATAAACCTAAGTGTTTTCCTGAAAGCTTATGGATCTAGTCTGAAATTGGAAAAGAAGACCCCTCGCCATCCAAGCAATAAACAGAGAGTGACCTTCCTCTTCATAAGTGAGCGGGTAAAATTGGAAATCTGTCACGTTAGGGTCAGGGCAAACACAGGTGGGATGCAGGGTCCCCCAACTCCTGATGCACAAAGCTCATCCTAGAGCTTCTTTTTCACTGAAAGACGCCCacttcctgtgcatttattccttagCGGTATTTCAATATCTCCATTTCCCTCCTTTACATAGGAAgacctttaagtctatccccatatgctttacgaTGAAGATCACGGACCATTTTCGGAACGGTGCTCTGGCCTcctcctgtttctatccttttgaagctgtggtctCCTGAATTGTACAGGggactccaaatgaggtctcagcaAAAATTTAGACAGAGGCTGTATTGCCACCTTTTTCTAACTGGCTATTCTTTTTTCCCTATGCACCAAAGCATCTTCTGCCTCacatatgatcacccccagatcctgctcctcTTCTGTGCACTGAAGACCTTCAGCCCCTACCCTATACTggacttactgctcctttgggtttctgcAACCCAAGTGCACAAATCTGCATTTTCTTTAGGATTAAATTATTACCCGCCAGACTCAGGCTgcactagatcccttctcatgtttttcacaccttcATGGGTGTTTTGCCTGTAGCAGATATTATCTGCAAAAAAGCAAATCTTTTGCAATAACCCTTCCACACTATcactcataaaaatgttaaaacagaACCTTCATTTGTAAGGAAGTGAGATTCAGGGCTACGAAGGAGGTTTTAAAATGccattaaaacaataacaaaaggaAGGTGAGACTCAGAAACAGTGCACCATGTGTATATTTTAGTTCCAGTTCTCAAGTTTTACAAAAGATCAAATGCAGCCTGGGAATGACAGACTGCGGTAAGGAGCTGGCCGTATCTATTAAAGCTGCAGCAGAAAcgcacaaagaaaaaaagaaagcgcAAAGTCGTCTCCTTTTCCTGAAAGAATTCCTACCGCATACAAATTAAACGCATCCGTCCAGTATCCTGCCTATGGGAGAGGAGCTGggtggcaccccctccccctcacagccACTGTAACAATCCCCAAGCCCTCTCCACATTGCGGGAATTCCTCTAGAACGTCCAGGGCTGCGGCAGACAATAGGACTAAATTACCAagctccccgcccccctccctaATGCATAGAATTCAATAATCAGGCACTGTGTGAGAAAACATTTgtccatttgaaaatgaccccagaGGTTTGCAAACTGATGAGTAAATAAACAGTCAAACCATGAATACACTTTTCAAAGATACAGAATGAAAAAGATGTTCAGAAAAGGTGAAGATGACAGTGCACAGTTTGGAAAGTCAAAGTCTGTATTTCTAAGACTCAATGGGGCTGAATGTGCAAACCAATTCACATGTTAAAGATGAAGGTCTCCTGGACATGATGAAACTCCACACATCGGAATTTCTTTGGGTTTTCTCTTTACTGCCAGACAATCTTCCAGCTCATTCTGACAGGTTGCGCAACCAACaaggaggagcagagatgagGTGGTGTGCCTGCCCTCAGGGTGGGAACATTTTGTTCCTTGTGTTACACGTATTGTTGTTTGGAAGTAGAGCTTCCCACTCTGCTCAATGGCCTTTCCTCAGTCTGGAGAGCAGCAGCATTCACAGGCATTGTGGAGAAGGGATTCTGGGATGGTTTGCTGGAGCCTGTGTAGGGAGGATGAGCCTCCGACATAGGAAGGTAGAAGTAGGGCTCATCCTCAAAGGGTTTGATTTGAACCTCTGATGGCTTCTGCAGGAAGCTGTTCATAGCCGATAGAGGCGAGCTCTTCCTCTGATTCTGAGATTTGCTTTTGTATTTCAGGTGAGCAAGCTCCAGCAGGTTGAGAAGAAGCGACACCAGAGCTACCACCATCATGAAAAAGATGAAGATGGTCTTCTCGGTAGGACGGGAGATAAAGCAGTCTACTTTGTGAGGGCATgggtctctttcacacacataaacaGGAGGCATAACAAAGCCATACAAATACCACTGGCCAAGCAGAAATCCCGCTTCAAAGATACttttacaaatgacacttataGTGTAGGTGAGCATCAAGGACCCCTGTATTTTGAGCTTCTTGGAGGGTTTCTTATCCAAAAAAGGTTCTGTTTGCAAGTCTTGTGTCTGGAGACCTCTGAGCTCACACTCACGCCACATCTGCTtttcttccctcctggacagGTAGATCACATGACCCAGGTACACCAGTGTTGGTGTGCTGACAAACAGGAACTGCAGAACCCAGAATCGGATGTGGGAGATGGGGAAAGCCTGGTCATAACAGACATTTTCGCAGCCGGGCTGCTGGGTATTGCAGACAAAGTCTGACTGTTCATCCCCCCAGACAGACTCTCCAGCTACGCACAGGACCAAGATCCGGAAAATGAAGAGCACAGTCAACCAGATCTTCCCAATGAGCGTGGAGTGCTCCTGCACCTCATCCAGGAGATGCTTCAAAAAGTCCCACTCCCCCATTCTCCGTCAGTCCTAGAAATAAGTTAGAAAAGTTAGCTTTACTCAGCTCCCAGCCTAGGTCGCATCACTGAAGTACATAGTAGCTTGATTCCCTCATTCCCAGAGTAAATTACCAACTGTATCTTTGCACATTATACCTTCCTCCTTCAGGCCATCTGGAGTGGATGACCTCAGGAAGCTTCCAAAGAGTGAAAAGGAGTTGGAACAATGCTGGTGCTATTACCCTATACCAgaaatggcagcggaggcacaaGGAGATAATGTGACATAGCTACAGGCAATCCTGAGAGTCAGCGACGGGGAGCTGGACTGTACCCAGGATATTGCCTAAAACATAGGTCAATCCTCCAATCACAAGCCCATCATCCCTCAGTCCTGTTTTCTCACCATTAAAGTGCAGTGTGTTTACTTAACAATGATTGAGATATAGAATTTTTACCTTAATTCCTGTTATTAATGATACAATAGGTTTTGCTTAAGAATGCAGTAGGTCTTTTAAATGTCTAAAGTACAGCATAGGAAGGTGGGTGAAAAGGTTACAGCCTATAGGCATTAGAATAAACTCAAATAAACCGTGTGTTGGAACTAGTTAGCAAGTCTAAACTAAGAAAACTATATAGCAAGAGTTAAAATCTGATCAGAATAACCAAATGGTAAACGTGAGTCCAACAAGACAGACACATTTCTACAAAAGTAACTCAAACAGGAGCCCCGAGTCTCAGCGGCCACtataagaaaacaaaactatATCTTCCTCTGACTCACCGCGCCCTTCACGGTCCCACAGTGTCCTCAACTTGGATAAAAGGGACaagtcctcctccttcctgtggtCCCCTTGATGGAAATAGAAATTGTGGAACCGCGGGGGCTCTTGTATCTACGGAGCCCCGCGAGGTTCAATCGTTAGCGCGGATCCACGTAGGCCAAGCAGCTGAGGTTTGAGTTTCGCGGAGCTTCGTAGATTTAGAGTCCCGCGAAGTTCAAACATCAGCGCGGGGTCTGTACAGGTGAAGCGGCGGAGGTTTGAGCTCCGCGGAGCTCCGTAGATTCAAGAGTCCTGCGGAGTTCAAACATCAGCGCGGGGTCTGTACAGGTGAAGCGGCGGAGGTTTGAGCTCCGCGGAGCTCCGTAGCTCCAAGAGCCCCGCGAAGTTCAAACATCAGCGCGGGGTCTGTACAGGTGAAGCGGCGGAGGTTTGAGCTCCGTAGATTCAAGAGCTCTGTGGTTCCGTCAGGAGactgcaggagggaggaggaattgtGGCTGTCCCTGCTTCCAGGTGCTGGCCCTAGGTTTGAGAGACGCACCCTAGCGATGGGAATAGCGCAGGGACCGAGAAATAGTTTGGGAGGGAACAAGAGAAAAATGGGCTGCAGGGAAGGCAGGAGAGCAAGAACTGGGGGACTTGGGTAAGGTAAGAATGGGGATTGGATGGGTAGTGGGAGACCTGGGACTTGAGGATTAGGGGAGTGAACAAGGGAAGAATAGCCCCCAGGAACTGGGAGGAGAGTTGGGAAAGAATGGAGACTTGAGAGCAGGGAGAATAGGGGAAGACTGGGGACTTGTGGAATGGGGGGAATCGAAGAATG
Proteins encoded in this window:
- the LOC115100896 gene encoding gap junction alpha-4 protein-like produces the protein MGDWGFLEKLLDQVQEHSTAIGKVWLMVLFIFRILILGLAGESVWGDEQSEFLCNTKQPGCINVCYDKAFPISHVRFWVLQFLFVSTPTLVYLGHVIYLSRQDEKLKQRESNLRALQTKDLQVDVQIAGIEKKLSKICMQEDGKVKIQGALMLTYTVSVIFKSLFEAGFLLGQWYLYGFMMAPVYVCERDPCPHKVDCFNSRPTEKTIFILFMMVVSLVSLLLNLMELVHLVCKCMLHNVKKGPPSSPPRDLNSFPQKLSEGSTKSFPDDPCCCLPITENHPSAPACIKLSSEQNWTNFTMEHHLAMQSRNNAALEQSPQGTYSPTDLASHPFGVHEKPLSRASSANSKQKYV
- the LOC115100898 gene encoding gap junction alpha-4 protein-like, with amino-acid sequence MGEWDFLKHLLDEVQEHSTLIGKIWLTVLFIFRILVLCVAGESVWGDEQSDFVCNTQQPGCENVCYDQAFPISHIRFWVLQFLFVSTPTLVYLGHVIYLSRREEKQMWRECELRGLQTQDLQTEPFLDKKPSKKLKIQGSLMLTYTISVICKSIFEAGFLLGQWYLYGFVMPPVYVCERDPCPHKVDCFISRPTEKTIFIFFMMVVALVSLLLNLLELAHLKYKSKSQNQRKSSPLSAMNSFLQKPSEVQIKPFEDEPYFYLPMSEAHPPYTGSSKPSQNPFSTMPVNAAALQTEERPLSRVGSSTSKQQYV